CGTATCGTCGGGCGGCGGCAGCGAACCGGACGTGATGGTCGACATCAACACCACGCCGCTGATCGACGTGATGCTGGTGTTGCTGATCATGCTGATCATCACGATCCCGATCCAGACGCACGCCATCAAGATGAACCTGCCGGTCGGCAATCCGCCGCCGCCGATCACGCAGCCTGAAGTGGTGCAGATCGATATCGACTTCGACGGCACCACGACCTGGAACGGCCAGCCGGTGCCGAACCGCGCGGCGCTCGAATCGAGGCTCGCGCAAGTGGCTGCCGAACCGGTTCAGGCTGAAATCCATCTGCGGCCGAACAAGCTGGTGCCGTACAAGGATGTCGCGGAGGTCATGGCGTCCGCGCAACGACTGGGCGCGACCAAGATCGGCCTGATCGGCAATGAGCAGTACATGCAATAGGGAAGGGCAATGCAAACGATTCATCACCGGTTCAAGCGCGCCGTCATCGCGGCCGCTCTCGTGCTGCCGCTCGCCGCTCATGCCGCCGATACCTTGCGGCCGGATGTGGCGAAGCCGCTGAATGCCGCACAGGATCTGTATCGCGCGCACAAGTACAAGGACGCGCTGACGAAGATCGATCAGGCGGCGGCTGTGCCCGGCAAGACGCCGTACGAAAGCACCCTGATCGAGGAGATGCGTGGCGCGGCAGCGGCGGCGGCGG
The nucleotide sequence above comes from Paraburkholderia aromaticivorans. Encoded proteins:
- a CDS encoding ExbD/TolR family protein, which encodes MGMNVSSGGGSEPDVMVDINTTPLIDVMLVLLIMLIITIPIQTHAIKMNLPVGNPPPPITQPEVVQIDIDFDGTTTWNGQPVPNRAALESRLAQVAAEPVQAEIHLRPNKLVPYKDVAEVMASAQRLGATKIGLIGNEQYMQ